The DNA window GGCGCGGTGACCCTGCGGGTGCCGCCGGGCACGCCGAGCGGGCGGGTGCTGCGGGCCCGGGGCAAGGGCGTGGTGCGCAAGGACGGCCAGGCCGGCGACCTGCTGGTCACCCTCGACGTGGTGGTCCCCGCGCGGGTGTCCGACGAGGCGCGGGCGGCGCTGGAGGCGTTCGCCGAGCAGACGCCGCCGGCGGGCCGGGAACATCTCGACGCGCGGGTGCGTCGGATCAGTTGAGTTCGCTGGAGTGCGTGCGGAGGTGAGCGGGGATGTCGGGGAACTTCGTCGGCTCGGATGACCCTGCCTACGAGGCCAAGGTGCTGATGATCTCGGTCGCGGCGCGGATGGCGGGAATGCACCCCCAGACGCTGCGCCAGTACGACCGGCTCGGGCTGGTGCAGCCCGGGCGGACCGCCGGCGGCGGGCGGCGCTACAGCGTCCGGGACGTGGTGCTGCTGCGCGAGGTGCAGCGGCTCAGCCAGGACGACGGCATCAACCTGGCCGGGGTCAAGCGCATCATCGGCCTGGAGCGCCTGCTGGAGGAGGCACAGCAGCGCATCGCGCGGCTGGAGGCGGAACTGGACGCCGCGTACCGGCGGGTGGCCGAGCTGGAGTCGCTGGCCCGGTTCCCCGGCCGCGACCTGGTGCCCACCAACCGCACCACCACCGCCCTGGTGGTCTGGCGTCCCCGGCGCGGCGGCGAGCGCGACCGCTGACCGTCCCGCCACTGCTTCCGGCCGCACGCCGGCCCGGCCCGCTTCCCCGGAATCCCGGCGCGGGCCGGGCCGGTTTCGTTAGCCTCTGAACCAAGGTGCCGTCGGCGTGACACGGACCTGTCGCACCGGCGGATCGACCGCACCGGCGAGGGAGAGCCATGTCGGAACCGAGCAAGGAGAAGGTGGCGCAGCAGGCGGAGGAACGACTCGACCAGATCAGCGAGTCGGTCCGGCAGAGGTTCGACGAGATCACCGAACGACGGTTCAACGACAAGATGAGCGACAACCGGTTCGCCGAGAAGATCAAGAATGGCCTCTTCGCCGGCCAGGCCGACCACGGGGCCGACAAGGCGCGAATCGACGCGCGGCGGCGCCAGGAGCAAGTCCGGCAGGGCGGATCGGCCGCCTGACGGTCGGTACGCCGACGTGCGGGCCGGGACCCACGGGGGGTCCCGGCTCGTTCGTCGTCGGGATGCGGGTGAATCGCCGCGCCCGGGCCGGATGACCCACTCCGTATCGCCGACATCGGGGCCTCCGGAGGGCTCGGATATCCCCATGTCGCCGCCATGGAGTCGCTGACTGTGGGACGGGCCACAGCCAGGGCGCGGACCCACCTCGTACGTCCTTCTTGTCCTGCTGGCCGACTTGCTGGCCTGACAGCCCGGATCACACGTCAGCCGGCCCGAATGGTCGAGCCGCCCGGGCGGCCCACTCTGGCAGCATGCCTCCGGCGTGCCGGTTTGCGCGCGACCGGTGGGAGGTGCGACGTGGACGGAGCGACTGGGCAGCGGATCGGTGCGCTCGGGGTCCGCGTACTCGGACCCGTCGAGGTGCGCGTCGGGAACCTGCCGCTCGATCTCGGCGCCGCCCAGCTGCGAACGCTGCTCGCCGCCCTGCTGCTCGACCTCAACCGGGTGGTGCCCGCCGCGGCCCTCGTCGACCGGCTGTGGGCCGACAAGCCGGTGGCGAGCGCCCGGGGCAGCCTCCAGGCGTACGTCTCCCGGCTGCGCCGACTGTTCGACCAGGCCGGCGTACCGGCCGCCGAGGTTCTCGCCACCCGGCCGTCCGGTTACCTGCTGGCCATACCCGAGGCCGCTGTCGACGTGACCGGCTTCGAGCGGGCCGTACGCGCCGCCCACGAGCTGCGCGCCGCCGGCCGGTTCGCCGACGCCCGGCAGACCCTCGACAATGGACTCGCCCTGTGGCGGGGCCCGGCCTACGCCGACATCTCCGTGCCCGCCGTACGCGCGGAGGCGGTGCGCCTGGACGAGGGGCGCTGGTCCGCCCGGGAGTTGGCGGCCGAACTCGACCTCGCCCTCGGCCGGCATGCGCGGCTCGCCGACGAACTGCTCGCCGCCGTGGCCGGGGCTCCCCTGCGGGAGCGGCTGCGCGGCGCGCTCATGCTCGCGCTGTACCGGAGCGGCCGGCAGGCCGACGCGCTCGCGGTCTACGTCGAGGGTCGCACGCTGCTCGCCGACGAGCTCGGCGTCGACCCGGGCCGGGAGTTGCAGCAACTGTACGAACGGATGCTCCGCCAGGACCCGGCACTCGACCTGCCGGTCGCCGCCGTCACCGCGGCTTCGGTCCCCGTTCCGCGCCCCGCCGCGCCGGCCCGGCAGACCCCCGCAACGCCGGCCAGGGCTTCCGTGGTGGGGCGCGACGAGGAACTGGCCCGCCTCGACGCCGCGCTCGCCGCCGCCCGGACCGGCGTCACCACCGTGGTGACGCTGACCGGTGAGGCCGGCATCGGCAAGACCCGGTTGGCCGAGGAGGCCGCGGCACGCGCCGCCGCGGCCGGCGCCCTGGTGGTGTGGGGCCGCTGCTGGGAACACGAGGGCGCGCCGGACCTGTGGCCGTGGACGCAGGCGCTGCGCGAGATCGTCGAGGACGGCCCGGACGGGCGGGAGCTGCTGTCCGGTCGGGCCGCCCCGGTGGCGCTGCTGCTGCCGGAACCGGACAGCCGCGGCGCGAGCCTCGACACGACCAGCCCGGCCCAGGCCCGCGCCCAGCTCGTCGACGCCGTCGTGGCGCTGCTCGCCGCAGCGGCCCGCAGCCGGCCGCTGCTCGTCGTGCTCGAGGATCTGCACTGGGCCGACCAGGAGTCGTTGCACCTGCTCGAACTTGTCGCCGCTCACCTGCGCGACGCGCCCGTCGCCATCGTGGCCACGGTACGGCTGCCCAACGACGTCACCGAGGACCCGAGCGGGCACCTGCTCGCGGGTCTCGCCCGGATCGGCGCTCACCGGGTCACCCTCCACGGCCTCGGCGTCGACGACGTACGCACGTACATCACCGAGACCACCGGCCGGCCCGTGTCGCCGGAGGTGGCGAGCGCGGTGGCGGCGCGTACGGACGGCAACCCCTTCTTCATCACGCAGGTGGTGCGCCTCGGCGGCCCGGACGCGGTCCTCGACGGCCGCGTCGTGCCCCGGGGAGTCCGGGAGGCGGTGGCCCGGCGATTGCGCCGGGTCGAGCCGGCGGACCGGGCGGTGCTGGAGGCGGCCGCCGTGGCCGGGCGGGTCTTCGACCTGCCGCTGCTGGAGGCGGTCTCCGGGGTACCCGCGCCGACCATCGACGCCGCCGTGGACCGGGCCCTGCGCTCGGGCCTGCTCGGCGAGGAGCAGGCGGCGGTGCCGCGGTTCCGCTTCGCGCACGCGCTGGTCCAGGAGACGCTGCTCGCCGAGGTGCCCCGGGCCCGCCGCGCCCGGCTGCACGACCGCGCCGCCGCCGCGATCGAGGCCCGGTACCCGGACAGCCTGCCGGAGCACGCGGCCGTGCTCGCCCACCACCTGGCCGCCAGCGGCAGCGACCCGCAGCGGTGCGTCGCGTACACGCTGCTTGCCGCCGAGCACGCCCGCGGTCGCTGGGCCTTCGACGAGGCGGAGCGCCACCTGCGGGCCGCGCTGGACCGGATCGTCCTGGTGCCCGGCCAACCGGGCCGGGAACTGGAGTTGCGGGCCCGGACCGCCCTCGGTTCCCTGCTCACCCTCTCCCTGGGCTACGACGCGCCGGCCGTCGCCGAGCAGCGCCGCCTCGCGCTCGCGCTCTCCCGCGCGGCGGGCTCGGTGGACGACCTGCTCTCGGCGCTCTGGGGAATCTGGGGAACCGCGCTGGTCAGCGGGCGGATCGGGGACGCCGACCTGGCGGTGGCGGAGCTGGACCTGGCCGCCGCCGAGCGCGACGACGCCATGCTGCGCATCGCCGCGCTGCACGCCAGGGGGCAGGTCCGCTGGCACCAGGGCCGGCTCGCCGAGGCACGGGCGGAACTGGAGGCGTGCGTGCCGCTCGCCGACCGGCACGCCGCGGCCGTCCGGCTGGACATCTTCCTCCAGCACCCGGCCGCCACGAGCCGGGGCTGGCTCTCCATCGTGCTGGCGATGCTCGGCCTGCCCGACGAGTCGGCGCGGACGGCCGCGGCGGCCCGCCGCCGCGGCGAGGAGCTGGGTGATCCGTACACGAAGGCGTACCTGCAGGTGCTGGAGTCCTGGCGGCGGCTGTGGCTCGACGACGCGGCGGGGGCGTTCGACGCCGCGGCCGAGGGCCTCGCGATCTGCCGGGAACGGGGCTTCGCCCAGCTCGAAGCGTTCTCCCTGGGGCCGCTCGGCTGGGGTCGCGTCCGCGGTGGCGACCCGGCCGGGATCGACGAGATCCGCGCCGCGGTCGAGGTGTTCGCCGGCGCCGGCGCGATGTTCAGCCACCTGCTGCTCGGCGTGCTCGGCGAGTTGGAACTGCTCGCCGGCCGCCCCGAGCAGGCGCTGGCCGCGATCGACCGGGGCATCGCCGCGTCGGACCGTAACGGCGAGGAGTTCTTCCTGGTCGAGCTGTACCGGCTGCGCGCCCGGACGCTCGAACGGCTGGGCGACCGCGAGGCGGCGTCGGCGGCGGTGCGGCGCGGGCTGGAGATCGGCCAGCAGCAGGGCGCGGCCCTCTTCGTGGACCGGCTGCGCGGCCCCCGTCCGCTGTACTCGGTGGACCGGCCCGCCTGAGGGCACGGCGAGACGCATGGTTCGGCGCTAGCGCCGCGCAAGCGTGCCGCAAGCGCCGGCTGACAGGGTCCGCATGTTGCCTCACCATGCCCGGAGACCCGCATGCCCATCACCCTGTCCGCCCGCCGACGCCTCGCCGCGCTACTCGCCGGCGTGGTGGCCGCGCCCCTGCTCGGGGTGGTCGCGGCGCCGCCACAAGCGGTCGCCGCCCCCACCACCCCCACCGTCACGATCGTCGACCTCGGCGTCATGGGGCGGCTCAACGACGTCAGCACGGCCGTCGGCGAGCTGAACGACGCCGGGCTCGTCGCCGCCGGCCGGTGGATCGAGGGCGTCGACTCGCACACCAGCGCCCTGCTGCTCCAGGCCGGAAAGCCCGCCGTCGACCTGCATCCCCTCATTCCCGGCGCCGGTGGCAGCACCACCCGGGACGTGAACGACGCCGGCGACGCGGTCGGCTTCTGGACCGGCTCCGGCGAGAGCGCGGGCTCGTTCCTCTACCGCGACGGCGCGGTCACCAGGCTCGACCTGCTGAGCGCGGAGGCGATCAGCGACACCGGCTTCGTCGCCGGTGGCGACTGGGTCCGGGACCCGCAGGGCAAGGTGCTGCGCCTGGGCAGCCTCGGCGGCGGGCAGACCCACGCCGACGGGGTCAACGACGAGGGTGTGGTCGTCGGCGTCTCCGACACCGACCCGGCGCCGGACGTGCTGTCGCCCCGCGCCTTCCGCACCAGGCCCGGCAAGTCGATCTCGGCCGACGACGCCCTGGGCTCCCCGCTCGGTGGGCGCTCGCAGGCCTTCGACGTCAACGACGCCGGTCAGGTCGCCGGCTGGGGCGGCGAGCCCGGCAGTGGCGGCCACCAGCCGGTCGTCTGGCAGGCCAACGGCCTTCCGGTCCTCTACCGCACCAGCTACGGCGGGGAGGTCAACGCGCTCAACGAGGCCGGTTCCGGCGTCGGCGCGATCCGGATGCAGAACCTCACGTACGACCACGCGGCGCTGTTCCAGGACGGCGCGGTCACCGACCTCAACACCCTGCTGCCCGAGGGAAGCGACTGGGAACTCGTGGCGGCCACCGGCATCAACGACGCCGGGCAGATCAGCGGCTACGGCCGCCGCAACGGCGACTGGGCCCGGCACGCGTTCGTCATGACCCTGGGCGAGGGGCCGGTGCTCGACAGCGTTCGCGTCGAGCACCAGGAGTACCCGAGCGGCACGTGGGTGGACGCCACCCGCAACGGCACCACCGACGGCAACACGGTCCGGGTGACCGTTCGGTTCACCAACCGCAGCAAGCTGGCCAGCATCACCGCCATCGAGCTGGTCGACGCCGAGACCGGCGAGGTGGTGGAGAACGGCAAGCGGCTCGACGTCCTCGACCCGGGGGAGAGCCTGACCCGCCAGTTCCGCTGGGACACCGTGGGCCTGGCGTGGAACCGGGACGGCAGCGCCCACCCCGACCCGCGGCGCCTGATCGTCCGGCTGCGCGTGTCGGACCGGGTCCGCGACGCCAGGGAGATCCCGCTGCTGGTGAAGCCTCGGCCGGTGATCCTGGTCCACGGCTACAAGAGCAACGCCACGTCGTCGTGGGGCAAGTACCAGCCGTTCCTCGAATCGGCGCACCCGCTGCTGCACGGCTGGGCGGTCGGCGACAACCAGGAGGTGGGGGTGCTCCGGACCGGCTCGCTGGACGCGCCGTTCGAGCGTACGAACACGATCTCGGAGAACGCGCGGCAGGAGGCGGCGTACATCGAGGGCGTCCGGGCGCGGACCGACGCCTGGCACGTCGACGTCGTCGCCCACTCGATGGGCGGCCTGATCTCCCGCTGGTACGTGCAGGAGCTGATGCCGGAGTCGAAGGACGCCCGCCCGGTGGTCAACCGGCTGATCATGATGGGTACGCCCAACATGGGCTCGCCCTGCGCGGACCTGGTCCTGGACACCGCGGCGATCGCCGGTGAGGAAGCCCCGCTGATGCCCGCCACCCAGCAGCTCAGCACCGCCTACGTGGCGACCTCGTTCAACCCGAACATCACCGACCGGCGCGGCGTGACCTTCTCCAACATGGTCGGGGTGGGGCACGTGGTGCCGTGCTACTTCCACGGGGTGGGCGACGGCGTCGTCACCCGGGACAGCGCCCGGTACGTCTTCGAGGACGTGCCGGAGTCCGACACGTTCCACACCTCGATGACCGAGGAGCTCTCCGACTTCACCTCGTACGTCCTGCCCCGCCTGGCCCGCGATCCCCGGCAGAACGACACCCCGGACCGCACCAATCTCGTATCCGGGGAGGAGCGGGCCCCGATCGTGGCCCCGCAGGGTATCGGCGCCGCCGTTCCGGCCGTCCCGGCCGGCGCGACGGTCGACGTACCGCTCGACGTGCCCACCGGCGAGCAGGCCGGCGTGGTCGCCATGGCGCCGCCGTCGGTCGGCCTCACCCTGCTCGACTCCTCCGGTGCCGAGCGCGGCAGCGCCCCGGCGGCTGCCGACGCCGACCAGCCCTTCCGCGGCCTCGTCGTCGACGATCCCGCCGCCGGTCGCTGGACGCTCCGGCTGACGAACACGGGCACCGGCGAGGCCCGGGTGCCGCTGAGCGCCTGGATCGCGGGCAACCCGCTCACCGTCGAGGTGACGGCGGCTCAGGTCGCCCCGGACGGCACCGTGCGGGTGTCCGCCCGGCTCGACGACGACGGCACGGCCGTGCCGGGGGCCGACGTCGACGCGGTGGTGCTCGGTGAGCGGGGCGACCGCGCCGAGCTGGCCCTGCACGACGACGGCGGCCACGACGACGGCGCCGCCGGTGACGGGGTGTACGCCGGCACGACCGTGCTGGGCGCCGGCGCGCACTCGGTCGTCGTCACGGCGAGGTCCGACCGGGGCACCCGGGTGGGCCGTACCGCCGTGGAGGTCGAGCCGGTCGACACGGGCTCGTACACCCTGTCGGCCGAGGCGGGGCCCGGCGGTCAGGTGACCGTCGAGCCGCGGCAGGACGCGTACCCGGCCGGCACGGAGGTGACCCTGCACGCCGCGCCGAAGCCCGGCTTCCTGCTCCAGGGCTGGACCGTGGACGGCAAGCCCGCGGGCGCGACCCGGGACCTGAAGGTGAAGATGGACCGGGACCACGCGGTGGTCGCCCGCTTCCTGACCTACGCCATCACCGACCTGGGCAGCCTCTCCCCGGATCCGCAGGACTCGGTCGAGGGCGTCGCGCTCAACGACAGGGGCCAGGTCGTCGGCCGGACGATCGTGGTACGCCGGGACGGCAGCAAGACCGCCCGCGCCTTCCTCTGGGAGGACGGGACGATGCGCAACCTCGGCACCCTGCCCTGCACCACCAGCACCGGCGCGGACGGGCAGTGCGTCAGCTTCGCCGGCGACATCAACAACGACGGCGTCGTGGTCGGCACCAGCGAGGAGGTCGACCGCGGCAGCGACCACAAGGGCGGCTGGCACGCCTTCCGCTGGGCGGACGGCCGGATGACCGCGCTGCCCGCCATGCCGGACGCGGTCGGCGACGGCTTCGCCAGCGCGTACGGCGTCAACGACGACGGTGAGATCGTCGGGTACTCGATGGAGCAGGACCCCGACTGGGACTACCGGTGGTGGGCGGTCCGCTGGAACGCCTCGGGCGAGCGGGTGGACGCCACCCAGGACATCGCCTTCGAGACCGCCCCGACCAGGGCCGGCATCAACGCCTCCGGGGCGGTGGTCGGGCACGAGTACGTGCCGGACGGCTGGCGGGCGGCTGTCTGGGCCGACGGCGAGGTCAGCCCCGTCGCCGTCCCGACCGCCTGCACGAACGGCAGCCGGGCGCACGACATCGCCGACGACGGCACCGTGGTCGGGGAGTTCTGCACCCTGGAGGTCTTCGGCCAGAAGAACGCCTTCGTCTCGCGGAACGGCAGGACCACCGACCTCGGGCGCGGCATCGCGTACGCGGTGAACGAGTCCGGCCTGGTGGTCGGCACGGGGCAGACCCTGTCGTGGGACTCGACCGGCCGGGCCGTGCTCTGGCAGGACGGCGTCAAGTACGAGCTGGCCAGCCTGGCCGGCGGCGCCTGCCAGGGCGAGGGCGAGGAGGTCTACAGCTCGCCCTGCGTGGGGCTGACCTCGGCCGTCGACGTCAACGAGCGCGGACAGATCCTGGTGAACGGATCGGTGACCACCCGCAAGCCCGGTGATCCGAAGACGGTGCTGCGGGTGGCTCGGCCCCTGCTGCTGACGCCGGTCACGGCGACCGCCGACCTCGACGTCGAGCAGGCCGTCTCGGCGACCGCCACCGCCCCGGGCGCCCCGGTCACGTGGACGACCACCGTGACGAACGCCGGGCCCGACACCGCCACGGCCGTGCACCTGGAGACGCTCCTGCCCGACGGGGTCACCGTCACCGGTTGCACCGTGAGTACCGGGGAGGCCTGCGACGCCGACGCCACCCTGCGCTCGGTGGTCCTGCCCGAGCTGGCAAACGGCGAGTCGGTGACCCTCACGGTGCGCGGAACGGTGACGGCCGGGCCGGGCGCCACGCTGACCGCGACGGCCCGGGCCTGGTCCCGACCGGTGCCGGACCTGAGCCGCGACAACGACTCCGCGACCGCCACGACGACCGTGGTCCAGTTGCTCGACAAGACCGCGCTGAAGTTCTGGGACCAGCGGCTGGGCTCCACCAGCAGCCCGTCCACGGTCACGCTGACCAACCGGACCAGCGTGCCGCTGCCGGTGACCGGGGTGTCCGCGACGGGCGACTTCGCCGCGTCGACCGGCTGCCCCGCCGTCCTGGCGCCCGGAGCGTCGTGCCCGGTGCAGGTGATGTTCACGCCGACCACGCTGGGGACGCGGACCGGCACCGTGAAGATCACCACGGAGGTGGGCACGCTGACCGTGGCGGTCGACGGCAACGGCATCGCCGCGAACGCCCGGCCCGTCGTGACGAGCCCCGCCCCGGTGACCGTGCCGGAGGGCTCCGAGGTCGTCCTCACGGTGCCGTTCACCGACGCGGACACCGCGGACACCCACACCGCGCAGGTGGTCTGGCCCCGCCAGCCGATGCCGGGACCGGTCCCCGCGAAGGTGGTCGAGCGGGACGGCAGCGGCACGGTGACGGCGACCTGGACGTACACCGACAACTTCTCGGACACGGCGGCCGTGATCGTGACGGACAGCAAGGGTGAGGTGGGCTTCGCCCCGGCGCCGTTCACCGTGGTGAACGTCGCGCCGACCGTCTCGGCCGGGCCGGACGCGACCCTGGAGCCGGGCGGCACGCTGACCCGGAACGGCTCGGTCACCGACCCGAGTGCGGTGGACGCCGTGACCGCGACGGTGGACTACGGCGACGGCACCGGCGCGCAGCCGTTGCCGCTCGGTGCGGACCGCGCCTTCGCGCTCTCGCACGGCTACGCCGCCGCCGGCACGTACACCGTGACCGTGACCGCCCGTGACGACGACGGCGGGGTCGGCACGGCGCGCTTCACCGTCACCGTCCGGGCCCGCAACGAGGCGCCCCACCTGGAGTGGATGCCGCCGGCCGCCACGCCGGCCGAGGGCGAGCCGCTGTCGATGCCGGGCTCGGTCACCGACCCGGACGGCGACCCCGTGACCGTGACGGTGGACTACGGCGACGGTACGGATCCGGGGCCGGTCGAGGTGCGGGACGGCCGGTTCGTCCTCGACCACACCTACGCCGAGGACGGCGAGCACATCGTCACGCTGCGCGCGGACGACGGCCGCGGGGGCACGGACAGCGGCACCGTCCGGGTCGTCGTGCTCAACGCCGCGCCGCGGGTACGCATCGACGCGCCCACCTCGGGCCTGGTCGTGCCCGTCGGCACGGAGGTGCGGCTGGCCGGGTCCTTCACCGACGCCGGCCGGAAGGACACCCACACGGCGCGGTGGCTGGTGGACGGCGCGGCGGTGCCGGGCGTGGTCGACGAGCGGGACGGGTCGGGCACGGTGACGGCCATTCGGAGGTTCACGGAGCCGGGGGTGTATCCGCTGCAACTGACCGTAACCGACGACGAGGGCGGCAGCGGGAGCACGGTCGACGTGGGGGACGCCGAGGCGTACGTGGTCGTGTACGACCCGGACGGCGGCTTCGTGACCGGCGGTGTCCGCCTGACCGTGGGCGACCAGAAGGCGTCCCTGGGCTTCGTCGCCCGGTACGCGAAGGACGCGACCACGCCCGGCGGGGAGACGCAGCTGGCGGTGCGGGCCGCCGGGCTGGACCTGCACAGCACCAGCTACGAGTGGCTGACCGTCGGGTCGGGCCGGGCGCAGTACCGGGGCGCCGGAACGCTCGGCGGGCGCAGCGGCTACGCCTTCCTGGTCAGCGTGGTCGACGGCGCGGTGGTCGGCGGCCCGGACCGGATCCGGGTGAGGGTGTGGGAGGTCGCCACCGGGACCGTCGTGTACGACACCCAACCCGGTGCCCCGCTGACCGCGGATCCGACCACCGCGATCGACGGCGGGAACCTGGTCGTGCACCCGTAGCGGGGTGTGCGACGGACTGGCGGGGCGCACCGGAGGGGGGTGCGCCCCGCCAGTCGTTACGTACTAGGCGTGTGGTTGACCGGTGCGGACATGGCCAGGGCACAGGCCAGTGGCAAGCCGACCCGGACCGGTGTCCCGGACTGTAAGCAGCGAAAACCAACGACAACGCTGGCCAGAGCGGGGTGCCGCACGGCAGTGCTCGTGCCGGAACCGGTTGGCCAGTGTTGTCGTTGGTGTTGGGCTCTGGAAGCTACGGCTGGGTCTACGGGCAGGGCGTCGTGAACTGCACGCCGTCCAGGAAGTTCCCGACCGCCGGGTTGTTACCCGCCGCCGACACGGATTCGAAGGCGAGTCGTGTGGTGGTCTGTCCCGGTGGGACGACGTATACGCCGGTGTAGTAGCCCCAGGCGGTGTTGTCGTCGGAGATGTCCGGGGAGGTGGCCCCGATCGGGGTTCGCGGCGTGGTCGCGCCTGGCGCGCCGATGAGCACGTGCATCACGTCGGTGCCCAGGCGGCCGCGGTGGTAGAACGACCAGGTCATCACTGTGCCCGGAACGGTGGGCAGGTCCTGGTAGAGCGTGGAGGGCTGGTTGGCGTTGAGTTCGGCGAACTGTTGCCCGTGGGCCGATGGAACACCAGAAGCACCGCCGCGCCAGAACTCCAGCAGCCCGTCGCTGGCGGTGGTGTGCCAGCCGACGCTCGGGTTGGTGGAGGCGTCGGGGATGTTCCAGTCGAGCGTGGCGACGGGTGGCGTTTCGAAGCTGCCGTTGACCAGGTTGACGGGTGTGGGGTCACAGGCGACGGTGACGGTGACCGTGGCGGTGCTGGTTCCGCAGGCGGTGGTGATGGTGTAGGCGAAGGTGTCGGTGCCGGC is part of the Micromonospora olivasterospora genome and encodes:
- a CDS encoding heat shock protein transcriptional repressor HspR, translated to MSGNFVGSDDPAYEAKVLMISVAARMAGMHPQTLRQYDRLGLVQPGRTAGGGRRYSVRDVVLLREVQRLSQDDGINLAGVKRIIGLERLLEEAQQRIARLEAELDAAYRRVAELESLARFPGRDLVPTNRTTTALVVWRPRRGGERDR
- a CDS encoding BTAD domain-containing putative transcriptional regulator, producing the protein MDGATGQRIGALGVRVLGPVEVRVGNLPLDLGAAQLRTLLAALLLDLNRVVPAAALVDRLWADKPVASARGSLQAYVSRLRRLFDQAGVPAAEVLATRPSGYLLAIPEAAVDVTGFERAVRAAHELRAAGRFADARQTLDNGLALWRGPAYADISVPAVRAEAVRLDEGRWSARELAAELDLALGRHARLADELLAAVAGAPLRERLRGALMLALYRSGRQADALAVYVEGRTLLADELGVDPGRELQQLYERMLRQDPALDLPVAAVTAASVPVPRPAAPARQTPATPARASVVGRDEELARLDAALAAARTGVTTVVTLTGEAGIGKTRLAEEAAARAAAAGALVVWGRCWEHEGAPDLWPWTQALREIVEDGPDGRELLSGRAAPVALLLPEPDSRGASLDTTSPAQARAQLVDAVVALLAAAARSRPLLVVLEDLHWADQESLHLLELVAAHLRDAPVAIVATVRLPNDVTEDPSGHLLAGLARIGAHRVTLHGLGVDDVRTYITETTGRPVSPEVASAVAARTDGNPFFITQVVRLGGPDAVLDGRVVPRGVREAVARRLRRVEPADRAVLEAAAVAGRVFDLPLLEAVSGVPAPTIDAAVDRALRSGLLGEEQAAVPRFRFAHALVQETLLAEVPRARRARLHDRAAAAIEARYPDSLPEHAAVLAHHLAASGSDPQRCVAYTLLAAEHARGRWAFDEAERHLRAALDRIVLVPGQPGRELELRARTALGSLLTLSLGYDAPAVAEQRRLALALSRAAGSVDDLLSALWGIWGTALVSGRIGDADLAVAELDLAAAERDDAMLRIAALHARGQVRWHQGRLAEARAELEACVPLADRHAAAVRLDIFLQHPAATSRGWLSIVLAMLGLPDESARTAAAARRRGEELGDPYTKAYLQVLESWRRLWLDDAAGAFDAAAEGLAICRERGFAQLEAFSLGPLGWGRVRGGDPAGIDEIRAAVEVFAGAGAMFSHLLLGVLGELELLAGRPEQALAAIDRGIAASDRNGEEFFLVELYRLRARTLERLGDREAASAAVRRGLEIGQQQGAALFVDRLRGPRPLYSVDRPA
- a CDS encoding PKD domain-containing protein; translated protein: MPITLSARRRLAALLAGVVAAPLLGVVAAPPQAVAAPTTPTVTIVDLGVMGRLNDVSTAVGELNDAGLVAAGRWIEGVDSHTSALLLQAGKPAVDLHPLIPGAGGSTTRDVNDAGDAVGFWTGSGESAGSFLYRDGAVTRLDLLSAEAISDTGFVAGGDWVRDPQGKVLRLGSLGGGQTHADGVNDEGVVVGVSDTDPAPDVLSPRAFRTRPGKSISADDALGSPLGGRSQAFDVNDAGQVAGWGGEPGSGGHQPVVWQANGLPVLYRTSYGGEVNALNEAGSGVGAIRMQNLTYDHAALFQDGAVTDLNTLLPEGSDWELVAATGINDAGQISGYGRRNGDWARHAFVMTLGEGPVLDSVRVEHQEYPSGTWVDATRNGTTDGNTVRVTVRFTNRSKLASITAIELVDAETGEVVENGKRLDVLDPGESLTRQFRWDTVGLAWNRDGSAHPDPRRLIVRLRVSDRVRDAREIPLLVKPRPVILVHGYKSNATSSWGKYQPFLESAHPLLHGWAVGDNQEVGVLRTGSLDAPFERTNTISENARQEAAYIEGVRARTDAWHVDVVAHSMGGLISRWYVQELMPESKDARPVVNRLIMMGTPNMGSPCADLVLDTAAIAGEEAPLMPATQQLSTAYVATSFNPNITDRRGVTFSNMVGVGHVVPCYFHGVGDGVVTRDSARYVFEDVPESDTFHTSMTEELSDFTSYVLPRLARDPRQNDTPDRTNLVSGEERAPIVAPQGIGAAVPAVPAGATVDVPLDVPTGEQAGVVAMAPPSVGLTLLDSSGAERGSAPAAADADQPFRGLVVDDPAAGRWTLRLTNTGTGEARVPLSAWIAGNPLTVEVTAAQVAPDGTVRVSARLDDDGTAVPGADVDAVVLGERGDRAELALHDDGGHDDGAAGDGVYAGTTVLGAGAHSVVVTARSDRGTRVGRTAVEVEPVDTGSYTLSAEAGPGGQVTVEPRQDAYPAGTEVTLHAAPKPGFLLQGWTVDGKPAGATRDLKVKMDRDHAVVARFLTYAITDLGSLSPDPQDSVEGVALNDRGQVVGRTIVVRRDGSKTARAFLWEDGTMRNLGTLPCTTSTGADGQCVSFAGDINNDGVVVGTSEEVDRGSDHKGGWHAFRWADGRMTALPAMPDAVGDGFASAYGVNDDGEIVGYSMEQDPDWDYRWWAVRWNASGERVDATQDIAFETAPTRAGINASGAVVGHEYVPDGWRAAVWADGEVSPVAVPTACTNGSRAHDIADDGTVVGEFCTLEVFGQKNAFVSRNGRTTDLGRGIAYAVNESGLVVGTGQTLSWDSTGRAVLWQDGVKYELASLAGGACQGEGEEVYSSPCVGLTSAVDVNERGQILVNGSVTTRKPGDPKTVLRVARPLLLTPVTATADLDVEQAVSATATAPGAPVTWTTTVTNAGPDTATAVHLETLLPDGVTVTGCTVSTGEACDADATLRSVVLPELANGESVTLTVRGTVTAGPGATLTATARAWSRPVPDLSRDNDSATATTTVVQLLDKTALKFWDQRLGSTSSPSTVTLTNRTSVPLPVTGVSATGDFAASTGCPAVLAPGASCPVQVMFTPTTLGTRTGTVKITTEVGTLTVAVDGNGIAANARPVVTSPAPVTVPEGSEVVLTVPFTDADTADTHTAQVVWPRQPMPGPVPAKVVERDGSGTVTATWTYTDNFSDTAAVIVTDSKGEVGFAPAPFTVVNVAPTVSAGPDATLEPGGTLTRNGSVTDPSAVDAVTATVDYGDGTGAQPLPLGADRAFALSHGYAAAGTYTVTVTARDDDGGVGTARFTVTVRARNEAPHLEWMPPAATPAEGEPLSMPGSVTDPDGDPVTVTVDYGDGTDPGPVEVRDGRFVLDHTYAEDGEHIVTLRADDGRGGTDSGTVRVVVLNAAPRVRIDAPTSGLVVPVGTEVRLAGSFTDAGRKDTHTARWLVDGAAVPGVVDERDGSGTVTAIRRFTEPGVYPLQLTVTDDEGGSGSTVDVGDAEAYVVVYDPDGGFVTGGVRLTVGDQKASLGFVARYAKDATTPGGETQLAVRAAGLDLHSTSYEWLTVGSGRAQYRGAGTLGGRSGYAFLVSVVDGAVVGGPDRIRVRVWEVATGTVVYDTQPGAPLTADPTTAIDGGNLVVHP
- a CDS encoding Ig-like domain-containing protein gives rise to the protein MWGGQIAPGSTFTVTLTHRTTQWPLLVTTYTTTWDVSSLLAYADVVSQSGAGTISGNTLSITSPGVKTDPSTKVITFRVRQGTIGGSMTIRPTGISSVISAPGELGNSTPAPPIRIVDGQSISPTRAVNDTATTIQNKAVSVPVLANDVATSPTLSNVTTPSNGTATVSGGNIVYTPAPGFAGTDTFAYTITTACGTSTATVTVTVACDPTPVNLVNGSFETPPVATLDWNIPDASTNPSVGWHTTASDGLLEFWRGGASGVPSAHGQQFAELNANQPSTLYQDLPTVPGTVMTWSFYHRGRLGTDVMHVLIGAPGATTPRTPIGATSPDISDDNTAWGYYTGVYVVPPGQTTTRLAFESVSAAGNNPAVGNFLDGVQFTTPCP